A portion of the Ignavibacteriales bacterium genome contains these proteins:
- a CDS encoding Rieske (2Fe-2S) protein: MNVTRREFFIKTIPGATLLALPITLGPFLESCNDQGTNPTNPGSTLQTINAALANGSVVINIDSSSPLANTGAAAIVNYQSGSVLVDHPASSTFNAISPICTHQGCGINNFDSKTSQFVCLCHGSRFSVDGQVAQGPASAGLHKYQTTFSNNQLTIKIV, from the coding sequence ATGAACGTGACACGCAGAGAGTTCTTTATAAAAACAATTCCAGGTGCAACACTTTTAGCTTTACCAATAACATTAGGTCCGTTTTTAGAAAGCTGTAATGATCAGGGTACAAATCCAACTAATCCTGGTTCTACTTTACAAACAATTAATGCAGCTTTAGCAAATGGAAGTGTTGTTATAAATATTGATTCATCATCTCCGTTAGCAAACACAGGGGCAGCAGCAATTGTTAATTATCAATCTGGTAGTGTTCTGGTTGATCATCCAGCCAGCAGTACCTTTAATGCAATTTCACCGATATGCACACACCAGGGATGTGGAATTAATAACTTCGACTCAAAAACCAGCCAGTTTGTTTGTCTATGTCACGGTTCGCGCTTTAGTGTTGATGGTCAGGTTGCCCAGGGACCAGCTTCAGCAGGGTTGCATAAATATCAAACAACGTTTTCTAATAATCAGCTAACTATAAAAATAGTTTAG